The Magnolia sinica isolate HGM2019 chromosome 9, MsV1, whole genome shotgun sequence genome contains a region encoding:
- the LOC131255743 gene encoding uncharacterized protein LOC131255743, translated as MSGNNSVGSSGIISVTGILTRYFSESDERNIFNWQAESLRNPNELAEQSVDSQMQKLVEIQCTNNIGCTTGVEFSMKRNKHNKNTSENNMVHPLIDPYIEKSKCNIVSKISKKCNKTELSDKERSIASYDVNDDSGAHQDNQDSTFEQSECNIATEISINCSKTRVSASVTMGITGLERKGRDAAIDAITVDSGAHHRHRDSEVEKFHCNFATEISKKDGKTGMSTSAVTRSGGLDKRKRNASSDDIADDSRAHHGHQDFDVEVSKCNIGSKISKKCIKSKKSASVVIGIKGLGKKGKSDASNDITDDNGAHQGHQDSDVDESECYVAANICKKRRKIGVSSSLAMGRMVLDMEGCDVMNGTRQGHRDSDVKNSKCNFSSMISKNLSENETFVLVATRPADPDKNGRNAASDDISDSKGAHQVHNSSKSGINGCCSRNVANDTQFTAKTPPITLSLPLLANPSTETPKSKLGKSDVRKRFLQAASKLGVSARKQKSFISVCRSRTTVSSTVDPTSLARHIVFEISNSDG; from the coding sequence ATGAGCGGCAATAATAGTGTCGGTTCATCTGGGATAATATCTGTGACTGGTATCCTCACTAGGTACTTTTCCGAATCCGATGAGAGGAACATATTCAACTGGCAAGCTGAGAGCTTAAGAAACCCTAACGAACTGGCCGAGCAATCTGTAGACTCCCAAATGCAAAAATTAGTAGAAATTCAATGCACCAATAATATTGGTTGTACAACTGGAGTAGAATTTTCCATGAAACGGAATAAGCATAACAAGAACACGTCAGAAAataacatggtccatccattgatTGATCCTTACATAGAGAAGTCCAAATGTAATATTGTATCCAAGATCAGTAAAAAATGCAACAAAACTGAATTGTCTGATAAGGAGAGAAGCATTGCAAGCTATGACGTTAATgatgacagtggggcccatcaagatAATCAAGATTCTACTTTTGAGCAGTCTGAGTGTAACATTGCAACTGAGATTAGTATAAACTGTAGCAAAACAAGAGTATCTGCTTCTGTCACGATGGGTATAACGGGTCTTGAAAGGAAGGGAAGAGATGCTGCAATCGATGCCATTACTgttgacagtggggcccatcatcgtCATCGAGATTCTGAGGTAGAGAAGTTCCATTGTAATTTTGCAACTGAGATTAGTAAAAAAGATGGCAAAACTGGAATGTCTACCTCTGCTGTGACAAGATCAGGGGGTCTTGATAAGAGGAAGAGAAACGCTTCGAGTGATGACATTGCTGATGACAGCCGGGCCCATCATGGTCATCAAGATTTCGATGTAGAGGTTTCCAAGTGTAATATTGGATCCAAGATCAGTAAAAAGTGTATCAAAAGTAAAAAGTCTGCTTCTGTTGTGATAGGAATAAAGGGccttggtaagaaggggaaaagTGATGCAAGCAATGACATTACTGATGACAATGGTGCCCACCAAGGCCATCAAGATTCTGATGTGGATGAGTCTGAGTGTTATGTTGCAGCCAATATTTGTAAAAAGCGTCGGAAAATAGGAGTGTCTTCTTCTCTTGCGATGGGGAGAATGGTTCTTGATATGGAGGGATGCGATGTTATGAATGGGACTCGTCAAGGTCATCGAGATTCTGATGTAAAGAATTCCAAGTGTAATTTTTCCTCCATGATCAGTAAAAATCTGAGTGAAAATGAAACGTTTGTTTTGGTTGCCACAAGACCAGCTGATCCTGATAAGAATGGGAGAAATGCTGCAAGCGATGACATTTCTGACAGCAAAGGGGCCCACCAAGTTCATAATTCTTCTAAGTCCGGAATCAACGGTTGTTGTTCAAGAAATGTGGCTAATGATACTCAATTCACAGCCAAAACCCCACCTATAACTCTCTCCCTCCCGTTGCTTGCCAACCCGAGTACTGAAACACCAAAGagcaagcttggaaaaagtgacGTCAGGAAACGATTCCTCCAGGCAGCAAGCAAACTCGGTGTTTCTGCCAGAAAGCAAAAATCCTTTATCTCTGTTTGCCGTTCTAGGACAACGGTGTCATCTACAGTGGACCCTACTTCCCTTGCTCGACATATCGTCTTTGAGATTAGCAATAGTGATGGTTAA